AGGCGACCTGGTGGCCGGGGGAGATGGTGCGGAGCTCCGGCACGGACTGGGCGCACTCGGGCATGGCCATGAAGCAGCGGGGGTGGAAGGCGCAGCCCGGCGGGGGGTTAAGGGGGCTGGGCACCTCGCCCTTGAGGATAATGCGCTCCCGGGTCTCCTCCACAAAGGGGTCGGCGATGGGCACGG
The Dehalococcoidales bacterium genome window above contains:
- a CDS encoding oligopeptide/dipeptide ABC transporter ATP-binding protein, yielding VPIADPFVEETRERIILKGEVPSPLNPPPGCAFHPRCFMAMPECAQSVPELRTISPGHQVACIRV